Genomic segment of Aliiroseovarius sp. M344:
ACTTGGTTCAAACCCAGCTTCACGGCGCAGTTGCCAAGCGAACGCATCAGCTTCAAAGGCGCTGCGGTCAGGGTATGCAAAACTGTAGTCGCTTTCTTGTACCCATTTCGCGGCTCTGGTGCCCGTCGTCAAAGCCTGATGCTGCTCAAGGCTGTCGCCAACAATCGTCGCCAACCCTTGGCTAATGCGGCGTGTGTCGCTCTCATTTGCATTTGACATATATTTGATCAGCCACGGCACAAGTTTGGGCACATAGCCCCAACGCAGAAAGAGAGGAAAGTTCGGATCGGCCAAATACGCCGGGCTTTTCTTTAGCAACCCCGGACCTGTCACTGGCACGATCGAGCAGCTCGCCAGAATCCCTCCATTTCCGTAAGACGCGCCCATGCCCGGCTGGCCCCTATCAAGAAGCGTGACCTCATACCCCGCGCGGCGCAGCCAAATGGCAGAAGAGGCGCCGACAATCCCAGCGCCGATGACAATAATATGCTCTGAAGGCATCAAGCAGCTTTCTCTCAAGGTTAAAATTCAGTCTGGCAGCCGCGAGGTATCATTTCCAATACTAATTTCTGGCAATCATATAACTACAAGTGATACATACTCGTATGCGACTTCGGTTCCGACAACTTCAGGCGTTCCATGCCATCATCGAGACCGGCACCGTCACAGGTGCTGCCGACTCCTTGGGGATTTCTCAGCCGGGGATATCAAACTTGCTGGCCCAACTAGAGCGTCAAACTGGGTTAACGCTTTTTGAGCGCTTGCACGGCCGGCTTGTTCCGACACCAGAAGCAGAGCTGATGCACCGAGAAATCGACACGGTGGTACGCGGGCTTGACCACGTCACACAGACCGTAGTTGATCTGCAAAACAAACAAGCAGGGCAACTTCAGATCGCCTCGCAGCACTCTATGTCATTCGGTTTCGTACCAAAACTCATCGCTGAGTTTGCAAAAACCAGACCAGACATGAATATTTCGTTCCAGTCGCAGTACAGTTCAAAAATTCAGGAGTGGGTCTTATCGGGTCTTTTCGAGATTGGCATTTGCGAGATGCCGATGCTTTATGACACGCTGCAATACTATCCGCTGCATGTGGAAACGCGCATTGCGTTGCACAAGGACAATCCGCTTCAGCAACACGATCTGCTTACACCGGAACTTCTGAAAAATGAGCCGTTGCTTGTGATGGGACCTGATCATATCACTCAGCGGCGGTTTCGCGAGGCGTTTGAGAAATCCAACGTCCCGATGAAATCACGGGTGCACTCACATTTGTTCAAAAACCTCTTGGCCTTCGTAAAGGAAGGTATGGGGGTTGCGCTGCTTGATCGTTTTGGGTTGGAATTTGACTATGATGACCGCTTTATCTCCCGTCGTTTTGAACCACCTATAATGATGGACATGGCCGTGATCACTTCGGCAACACGCCCGCTTTCACAGCTTGGTAAAGAGTTTCTGGCGCTGCTATTGGCCGAGCTGCAGCCATACAACGTCGACGGCAAACCCATCGAGCGCGCGAAATAGGAGAACATATGGAACCCGCCCCCGTTGGAATCCTGATGCTAGAGACCAAATTTCCGCGCCCTCTTGGCGACATTGGTCACAGACACACGTGGGATTTTCCCGTCCATATGCGCGCGGTTGGTGGGGCCAGTGCGCAAAAAGTTGTTCACGAAGACCCGCGCGCCCTTCTGGACGCCTTTGTTAAAGTCGGACGCGAGTTGGTTGCCGACGGTTGCATGGGGCTGACAACGTCCTGCGGATTTCTATCGCTCATGCAAGATGAGCTGAAAGACACCCTGGGTGTTCCTTTTGCCAGTTCCTCCTTGATGCAGATACCGATGATAGAAGCGATGCTGCCGACCAATCAAGAAGTCGGTATTCTAACCATTTCAAAAGAAAGCTTGAGGACCGAGCATTTGCATGCCGCAGGTGCCCGATGCAACGTACCTATAGAAGGGTTGCCGCGTGACGGTGCCTTTGCGACTGCAATTTTTGACGACTTAACTGACCTAGATTTTGCTGCCTGCCAGTCTGAAATGAATGCAATAGCGCAGAGGCTCGTTTCAAGGCACAAGTCCGTGGGTGCAATCGTGCTCGAATGCACCAACATGGCGCCATATGCTGCCGACATTGCAATGATCACGGGGCGCCCGGTCTATTCGATTGTCAGCTTTCTAAACTGGTTTCAGGCGGGCTTGGCTCCCATGCGTTACTAGATATTTTGCATAAGTATGGAGCGCAGAATTCTAAGCTCGCTGAGACTGAGAAATATTCTCTTTTGCGATCTAAATGGTCTTCCAATTCAATCCAAAACTCGTCTGGCGTGCGGTACTGAAAGGTAGAGCAGTCAAATTTCCCCCGTCGCTGAGCACGGAACTGAGCCGAAGGATCATCAACGCATGACGAATGGGTTTGCCATCGGTGCGCCAGAGGTGTTGATCCATGTGGTTTTGGTGCGGGTATAGTCGTGGATCGCCTCGATGCCGGCCTCGCGCCCGTAGCCCGACTGGTTGTAGCCGCCGAAGGGCGCAATCGGAGAGACCGCGCGATAGGTGTTGATCCAGCAGATACCTGCCTTGAGCCGCGACGAGACGCGGTGCGCGCGCGCTACGTTCTGTGTGAAGACACCCGATCCAAGCCCGAATTGGGACGCATTGGCCAGTGCAATCGCCTCGTCTTCAGTATCAAACGGCAACAGCGACATTACCGGGCCGAACATTTCGGTCGTCAAGGTCGACGTCTCAGGATCGGCACACTCCACCAGCGTTGGCGCCATAAAGTTGCCGGGCCCGTCCACGCGTTTGCCGCCAAAGCGAATACGCGCGCCAGCTGCCGTGGACGCTGCCAGAGTTGCCTCGATCTTTTCAACCTGCGCTTTGGTGCAAAGCGGGCCAATATGCGTGGCGTTGTCCAGCGGGTCGCCGATCACGACCCCGGCCATTTTCTCTTCGATCTTGGCGGCAAGGGCGTCAAGGATCGACCGATGAACAAGGCCGCGCGAGCCAGCGACGCAACTTTGACCCGACGCACCGAAATTGCCCGCAATCAGCCCGTTGGCCGCGCCATCAAGGTCGGCATCCTCAAACACCAGAATGGGGGATTTGCCGCCCAGTTCCAGCGTTGTCACCGCGAAATTTTCGGCCGAGTTGCGCACGACGTGGCGGGCGGTTTCCGGCCCCCCGGTGAAGGCGATCCTGTCGATATCGGGGTGGCGAGTCAGCGGGATCGCGCAGTTTTCTGCGTCCCCCGTGATGACTGAGACAACACCGCGTGGAAAGCCAGCTTCTTCGATCAGCCGCGCAAATTCCAGCATCGGGGCGGGCGCGACTTCAGACGCTTTGATCACGACGCTACAACCCGCAGCCAACGCAGGGCCAAGCTTGGTTGCGGTCAGAAACATCTGCGCATTCCAAGGCACAATTGCCGCGACCACGCCGATCGGCTCGCGGCGGGTAAAGACGTGCATGTCAGGCTTGTCGATGGGCAGCACAGCACCTTCGATCTTGTCGGCCAGCCCTGCGTAATAGCGGTAGTAATCCCCCACATAGGCCGACTGGCTTGTTGTCTCGGCCAAAAGCTTGCCACTGTCCGTGGTCTCGACCTCGCCAATGCGCTGCGCGTCCCGCTCGATCAGCTCGGCCAAACGGTAAAGCAACTTGCCGCGTTGCGTTTGCGTCATGTCACGCCATTCAGGATCATCAAGCACGCGACGTGCGGCCGTGATAGCGCGGTTAACATCTTCGGGTGCAGCACAGGCAAAGGAGGTCCAGTCTTGCCCTGTTGCAGGGTTTTGCGACGCCATGACTTGCCGCGCCGCGCCTTCCACCCATTCACCGTCGATGAAGAGCTGATAATGTGGTTTCTGTTCCATGGTGCCCCTCACTGAAAAGCTGGCATGACGTCATTGACGAAACGTTCAAGCGACGCCCGTTTGCGTTCAAAACTCATCCCGCTGTCGATCCAGAACGAAAACTCATCATACCCCAAATCCTCGTAGCGTTTGATCCGTTCGATAACGTTCTGAGCGGTGCCGATCGTCAAATCGCGGCCCAGGTTTTCCGGCGCCATCAGCGCGTTCGCGGCAAACTCCTCGTCGCTCAGCGGCGCAAGGCGGCCTTGGCTGATCGGACGCTTGTTCTGAAACCATGCACCGAAATTGCAGTAAAAGCGCGAAAGCTCTTGCGTGGCGCGCGTCACATCTGCCTCGTCAGAGCCGACATAAGTATGATGCAATAGCATGATCTTGGGGCGGGGTCCGGCATAGCTTTCGCAGGCGCTGTTGAACCTTTGCATCAGCGTTTCGATCTCGTCCATACCCTGCCAAAGCGGCGTGACCTGTATGTTGAAACCGTTATGCACGCCAAATTCGTGGCTGTTGGGGTCGCGTGCGGCGATCCAGATGGGCGGCCCGCCCTGTTGCACCGGTTTGGGGGCCGTCGTTGTGGCGGGAAAGCTGAAAAATTCACCTTCATGCGCACAGTCCCCTTCCCAAAGTTCGGGAAGAAGCGGCGTTATCTCTCGCATGCGTTGGCCAGCTTCCCATGCGTCCATGCCGGGCATCAGGCGCTCATACTCGTATGTATATGCGCCACGCGCGATCCCAAGCTCGATCCGTCCGCCTGTCAGCAGATCGGCCGCCGCGGCTTCACCTGCCAATTTGATCGGATGCCAAAAAGGCGCGATCACAGTGCCTGTGCCAAGCCGCAGGTTCTTGGTCTGGCCCGCAATATGCACCAGCTCCAGAAACGGATTAGGAGAAATTGTGAAGTCCATCCCGTGATGCTCGCCGGTCCAAACGGCCCGCATCCCCGCCTCGTCAGCGATTTTGCACAGCGCCATGAACTCTTCGTGCAGGGTCTCATGGGTTTGTTCGGGGCTCATACGGTCCATATGCGCGAAGAGCGAAAACTCCATCTCTCAAACTCCTTTTTTCAGGATGTGAACATCGCCGCTCTGCGTGTCCCCCACATAAAGCGCAAAACTCTGCGTGCGGGCCTCGCGGGCATAGCGCGCCATCATCTCGGCGATGGCTGGGGTGGTGAAGGGCAGCGAAGGAAGGTCGCTGACGGGGACCGCATGGACATTTGCCGCTTGAACAGGCACCCGCCCGCTTGCCAGAAAATAGGCGTAATGGGTGCCGCTGCGCCTGTCGTCAAAGACGGAATAAGCTGGCCCGATCTCGGCCTCGATCCCCAGCCCACCCAGCGCATCCCCCAAAGCGTTACGCAGACCAGTTCTGTCCGGTGCCGCAATCTGCGGAGGGCGAAAGCCACCCTCGGTCTTCTCCAGCAGAACCTGATCACCGACCTCAACAATTGCGCCGCAAATTGCTGTTCCACCGGTGCTTTCAAGCGCAGACCTTTCAAGTCCGAGACTGAAATACTGGCCACTGGCATAGCCCAGCCCCTGCCCTTCGGCATGGGTGACCCCCAGAACCTCTCCGATCAGGATAGAATGATCCCCGGCGGGCATCACTTGCCGGGTTGCACAGCTGAACTGGGCCAAGGCCCCGTCAATCAGTGGCAGGCCGTGTTGATCGCGCTGGTGGGCGACCCGCGCGAAGCGATCACCTTTGAAGCTGGCGAAGGTGTTGGACACCTCTTCCTGTCCCTCGGCCAGGATGTTCACCGCAAAGTGGCTGCACGCCGTGAAGGCTGCGTATGACGACAGGAATTTGCCCGGGCAGACCAGAAGAAGCGGCGGGTCGAGCGACACTGAGGAAAAGGAGTTCGCCGTGAAGCCGAAAAGCTGCCCGTCCGTGTCGCAAGTGGTGACAACTGTCACCCCTGTCATGAAACTGCCAAACGCATCGCGAAGCGCGCGCGGATCAAGCCCGGTCATGCCCAAACCTCCTGCGCAAAATCCAAAAGCGCCGCGTTCACAGGGCGCGCGTGCGTCATCGGCATCATATGTGCCGCACCGTCGACGATGATGGCCCGCCCCTTTGGGGCAAGTGCTGCCATGGTGCGCGACATCTCTGGGGTCGAATTGGGCTCCAAAGCACCGGTCATGAAAAGCGCCGGGCAGGCAAGCGCGTCAAGTGCATCCCGGCGCGGGCCGTTGTCATCGGCGAAGGCCGAATACGCCGTCTTGTACGCCTCAGGATCAACTGCGGTAAGCCAGTCGCGGCACGCGTCCCGTTCCGGGGACCCCGCCGCGCCGAACCAGCGTTCCAACGTCTGCGTCGGGTCGGCCAACGTGACGCCGTCAAGGCTGGCGGCACGGGATTTTACAGCCTGCACAGCCTCGGCGTTGCGCTCAAAAATAGCATTGAGGCCCGCCACACCGCGCAGCTTTTGAGGATGCCGGCTGGCCATGTCCAGCGCGATCATCGCCCCCATCGAATGGCCGACGACCAGTGCAGGTTCCTCCAGCCCCGCAGCGATCAGATTGGTGTAATCTGCCACGGAAAACTGCCCGGCGGGCATCGCGCTTTTGCCGTGCCCGGGCAGGTCAACAGCGACCGCGCGATAGGTTGGTGCCAGTGCCTCGATCTGTCGGCGCCACGCCTCGCTTTGAAGCCCGACGCCGTGGATCAACAATACCAGCCGACCGGACCCCTTACTTATGGAAGAAAGAGCGCCGAAGTCAGACCGCGGCAGGGTTGTCCACGTCATGGCCCAGATCCTTCAGGTCTTGATACCGGTCACCAATGCGGTGATGCGGACGGCCTCCGGTTGCGGCCCCCAGAACAACGACAATCTCGTCGTCGCGCGGGGCATCGGGGATCGAAAACTGAATGGTCAGATAATGCGAGCGGCGGCCTGCATCGTTCTTGTCCATCAGCGGCACCATGATCGGGGCGTTCGCAGGGCCGCGGGTGTTGGTAAAGGCCAAATAGGACTTCGCGCCAACCGCTTCCCGGTAATGGTTGCCAAAACGCAGCGTATGAATAAGCCCTGAGGCGTGTTCCACCTCGCCGTTCAGCCCCACGACGGCCGCTTTGCCGTAGGCCTCAATCGCGTCGCCGCTTCCCGCAAGCGCAATCATCCGCTCGGTCATCATTGCGCCCAGCACCGGGCCATAAGCCTGAATCTCGGGCTTCAGGTCTTCCACGAAGCGCCCAGCCCAAGGATTGCGGACAACAGCGGCGACGGCGAACATGCGCCATGGTTCAGCCGCAGGGCGGAAACCCTCGATCAGAACCTCTTCGTCATAAGTCACGATTTTCCGTATTTCAGGCTGCATCATTCTCTCCCATTCGTCGCCGTATGACTGTCTGTCACACGGATCTTTTTGACAAATGAATGAATTATGGCCTTAGGTATTAGAAAGACTAATGGGTAACTTGGCCAATGAGCAAATCGCTACCTCCCCTCACGTGGTTCCGC
This window contains:
- a CDS encoding LysR family transcriptional regulator — translated: MRLRFRQLQAFHAIIETGTVTGAADSLGISQPGISNLLAQLERQTGLTLFERLHGRLVPTPEAELMHREIDTVVRGLDHVTQTVVDLQNKQAGQLQIASQHSMSFGFVPKLIAEFAKTRPDMNISFQSQYSSKIQEWVLSGLFEIGICEMPMLYDTLQYYPLHVETRIALHKDNPLQQHDLLTPELLKNEPLLVMGPDHITQRRFREAFEKSNVPMKSRVHSHLFKNLLAFVKEGMGVALLDRFGLEFDYDDRFISRRFEPPIMMDMAVITSATRPLSQLGKEFLALLLAELQPYNVDGKPIERAK
- a CDS encoding aspartate/glutamate racemase family protein yields the protein MLETKFPRPLGDIGHRHTWDFPVHMRAVGGASAQKVVHEDPRALLDAFVKVGRELVADGCMGLTTSCGFLSLMQDELKDTLGVPFASSSLMQIPMIEAMLPTNQEVGILTISKESLRTEHLHAAGARCNVPIEGLPRDGAFATAIFDDLTDLDFAACQSEMNAIAQRLVSRHKSVGAIVLECTNMAPYAADIAMITGRPVYSIVSFLNWFQAGLAPMRY
- a CDS encoding aldehyde dehydrogenase, translated to MEQKPHYQLFIDGEWVEGAARQVMASQNPATGQDWTSFACAAPEDVNRAITAARRVLDDPEWRDMTQTQRGKLLYRLAELIERDAQRIGEVETTDSGKLLAETTSQSAYVGDYYRYYAGLADKIEGAVLPIDKPDMHVFTRREPIGVVAAIVPWNAQMFLTATKLGPALAAGCSVVIKASEVAPAPMLEFARLIEEAGFPRGVVSVITGDAENCAIPLTRHPDIDRIAFTGGPETARHVVRNSAENFAVTTLELGGKSPILVFEDADLDGAANGLIAGNFGASGQSCVAGSRGLVHRSILDALAAKIEEKMAGVVIGDPLDNATHIGPLCTKAQVEKIEATLAASTAAGARIRFGGKRVDGPGNFMAPTLVECADPETSTLTTEMFGPVMSLLPFDTEDEAIALANASQFGLGSGVFTQNVARAHRVSSRLKAGICWINTYRAVSPIAPFGGYNQSGYGREAGIEAIHDYTRTKTTWINTSGAPMANPFVMR
- a CDS encoding LLM class flavin-dependent oxidoreductase — protein: MEFSLFAHMDRMSPEQTHETLHEEFMALCKIADEAGMRAVWTGEHHGMDFTISPNPFLELVHIAGQTKNLRLGTGTVIAPFWHPIKLAGEAAAADLLTGGRIELGIARGAYTYEYERLMPGMDAWEAGQRMREITPLLPELWEGDCAHEGEFFSFPATTTAPKPVQQGGPPIWIAARDPNSHEFGVHNGFNIQVTPLWQGMDEIETLMQRFNSACESYAGPRPKIMLLHHTYVGSDEADVTRATQELSRFYCNFGAWFQNKRPISQGRLAPLSDEEFAANALMAPENLGRDLTIGTAQNVIERIKRYEDLGYDEFSFWIDSGMSFERKRASLERFVNDVMPAFQ
- a CDS encoding flavin reductase family protein; the encoded protein is MTGLDPRALRDAFGSFMTGVTVVTTCDTDGQLFGFTANSFSSVSLDPPLLLVCPGKFLSSYAAFTACSHFAVNILAEGQEEVSNTFASFKGDRFARVAHQRDQHGLPLIDGALAQFSCATRQVMPAGDHSILIGEVLGVTHAEGQGLGYASGQYFSLGLERSALESTGGTAICGAIVEVGDQVLLEKTEGGFRPPQIAAPDRTGLRNALGDALGGLGIEAEIGPAYSVFDDRRSGTHYAYFLASGRVPVQAANVHAVPVSDLPSLPFTTPAIAEMMARYAREARTQSFALYVGDTQSGDVHILKKGV
- a CDS encoding alpha/beta fold hydrolase; this translates as MTWTTLPRSDFGALSSISKGSGRLVLLIHGVGLQSEAWRRQIEALAPTYRAVAVDLPGHGKSAMPAGQFSVADYTNLIAAGLEEPALVVGHSMGAMIALDMASRHPQKLRGVAGLNAIFERNAEAVQAVKSRAASLDGVTLADPTQTLERWFGAAGSPERDACRDWLTAVDPEAYKTAYSAFADDNGPRRDALDALACPALFMTGALEPNSTPEMSRTMAALAPKGRAIIVDGAAHMMPMTHARPVNAALLDFAQEVWA
- a CDS encoding amino acid synthesis family protein, producing MQPEIRKIVTYDEEVLIEGFRPAAEPWRMFAVAAVVRNPWAGRFVEDLKPEIQAYGPVLGAMMTERMIALAGSGDAIEAYGKAAVVGLNGEVEHASGLIHTLRFGNHYREAVGAKSYLAFTNTRGPANAPIMVPLMDKNDAGRRSHYLTIQFSIPDAPRDDEIVVVLGAATGGRPHHRIGDRYQDLKDLGHDVDNPAAV